The Nitrospirota bacterium genome has a window encoding:
- the nagZ gene encoding beta-N-acetylhexosaminidase, with translation MDLKERVGQLLMVGFDGYAPSKEVLTMIKKYRVGGVILFKRNIQSLPQLVKLTQELQKASPETPLLIGIDQEGGSVSRLSGEFTVFPPMAVIGSHNSVPLAYSVGEVTARELKAVGIHLNFAPVLDINSNKKNPVIGDRAFGDTPSIVSKLGLAVIMGHQDNGVIACGKHFPGHGDTSTDSHKTLPEVEHGLERLLDFELRPFQHAVANRLEALMTAHILFTKIDPEKPASLSKKIVTSILREGMNYDGLVMSDDLEMQAILDHYSVKDAAVKAILAGSDIVLVCHKFDLQEQAWDGLFNASSKGTISEKRLEQSLNRISKIKEKYVLSAAMPRLKQAQEIVGQEFHKETLSKVLTPPKKNLASSVS, from the coding sequence ATGGATTTAAAAGAACGGGTTGGCCAGCTCCTGATGGTCGGATTTGACGGGTACGCGCCCTCAAAGGAAGTCCTGACCATGATTAAAAAATACAGGGTGGGGGGAGTCATTTTATTTAAAAGAAATATCCAGTCCTTGCCCCAGCTCGTTAAACTCACTCAGGAGCTTCAAAAGGCATCTCCGGAGACCCCGCTTTTAATCGGTATTGACCAGGAAGGGGGGAGCGTATCAAGACTTTCCGGGGAATTTACTGTTTTTCCACCGATGGCGGTTATCGGAAGCCATAATTCCGTTCCTTTAGCTTACAGCGTTGGGGAGGTTACGGCCCGGGAATTAAAGGCTGTCGGCATTCATTTGAATTTCGCCCCTGTGCTGGATATCAACAGCAACAAAAAGAATCCGGTGATCGGCGACCGGGCTTTTGGGGACACCCCGTCCATTGTCAGTAAACTGGGTCTCGCCGTGATCATGGGGCATCAGGATAATGGCGTCATTGCCTGCGGAAAACATTTCCCGGGCCATGGCGACACCTCGACCGATTCTCATAAAACGCTTCCTGAAGTTGAACATGGTCTGGAGCGGCTTCTCGATTTTGAACTTCGGCCTTTTCAGCACGCGGTTGCCAACCGGTTGGAGGCCCTGATGACGGCGCACATCCTTTTTACAAAAATTGACCCCGAAAAACCGGCCTCTCTTTCAAAAAAGATTGTTACCTCCATTCTTCGGGAGGGGATGAATTATGATGGACTGGTGATGAGTGATGATTTGGAGATGCAGGCGATTTTGGACCATTATTCGGTAAAAGACGCGGCGGTCAAGGCCATCTTAGCCGGGTCGGACATCGTTTTGGTCTGTCACAAATTCGATCTTCAGGAACAGGCCTGGGACGGTCTCTTCAATGCTTCCAGTAAAGGAACGATTTCAGAAAAGAGATTGGAACAGTCTTTAAACCGGATTTCAAAAATAAAAGAGAAATACGTTTTGTCTGCCGCCATGCCCAGGCTTAAACAGGCCCAAGAAATAGTAGGTCAGGAGTTCCACAAAGAGACGCTGTCGAAGGTCTTAACACCTCCCAAAAAGAATTTGGCGTCATCCGTTTCATAA